From the Nodularia sp. NIES-3585 genome, one window contains:
- a CDS encoding DUF4079 domain-containing protein: MNLPSFIWLWKIAAWSMGLTLLAYLLLVLTGIWMFQERNSPHFPSFPWFLGGRKQVRSLHYIIGITMVSLVLLLLAIGIVGTFGHFGSLGHSSHLVAGLIVVVLVLLSAFSATQISTRRSWARPLHIGVNLILFGGLTWVSLTGWIVVQKYLP; this comes from the coding sequence ATGAATTTGCCTTCTTTTATTTGGTTGTGGAAAATAGCCGCTTGGTCTATGGGGTTAACGCTACTGGCCTATTTGCTACTAGTACTGACGGGGATTTGGATGTTTCAAGAGAGAAATTCGCCGCATTTCCCTAGTTTTCCGTGGTTCCTGGGCGGACGTAAACAGGTGCGATCGCTGCACTATATAATTGGCATCACTATGGTCAGTTTAGTGTTGCTACTGTTAGCTATTGGTATTGTTGGCACTTTCGGACACTTTGGTTCCTTAGGACACTCATCACACTTGGTTGCTGGGTTAATAGTAGTAGTGTTAGTTTTGCTGTCTGCTTTCAGTGCTACACAAATTAGCACTCGGCGTTCTTGGGCTAGACCTTTGCATATTGGTGTGAATCTGATTTTATTTGGGGGTTTGACTTGGGTATCCCTAACTGGTTGGATTGTAGTACAAAAGTATTTGCCTTAG
- a CDS encoding TIGR03960 family B12-binding radical SAM protein, whose protein sequence is MAVAVEKLITSDILKPARYLGNEHLAVHKPWDTATIRWALTYPEVYEVGSSNLGHIILYNILNAQPQQLCDRSYLPGADLAAKLRATNTPLFAVESQRSLREFDILGFSLSYELGATNILEMLNLAGIPLTWQERAMRDYPLIFAGGQTATSNPEPYADFFDFFALGDGEELLPEIGLVLSEGKRVKLNRENLLLDLAQIPGVYVPQFYDMDTDGSVYPSRPDVPKRILRRVATPIPAYSIGLVPYVETVHDRLTLEIRRGCTRGCRFCQPGMLTRPARDVEPDQVVTAIEAGMRATGYNEFSLLSLSCSDYLSLPAVGMEIKNRLKDENISLTLPSQRVDRFDENIANILGGTRQGGLTFAPEAGTQRMRDIVNKGLTNEELLRGVKTAWEQGWDKIKLYFMIGLPGETDTDVVGIAETVSWLQQECRGRGRKPLNFNLTISNFTPKPHTPFQWHSVSTTEFKRKQNLLRQEFRRIRGVKVNFTDVRISAMEDFVGRGDRTLGKVVRRAWELGAGMDSWYENLDAAFGAWESAIAEAGLDGKYRLIEEAGEQGTGSRGDFLNQPLPWDHIDTGIDKKWLQSDLQRALEAAIVPDCSFEGCSHCGVCGTDFGHNIVIPPPAIPDFAGNFVPNTTKTQRLRVWFGKQGSMALVSHLDLMRLFDRVIRRAGLPIAFTGGFHPGPRIAIASALSLGATSSGEIVDFELTQTVEVETFRQQLVKELPPDIPIYDVGNIDLKDPAANQVMEAADYLITVATPRAVNYAQWQDWIDAIKAKDEALWEKTTKSGKQTLINLRSRLFELELVKSDTNVADSTAVLRYLGSCRPDGVILRPEQILFMLEMVAGGEFQLLHIHRNQLVLGV, encoded by the coding sequence GTGGCTGTTGCAGTTGAAAAATTAATCACATCGGATATCTTAAAGCCAGCACGTTACTTGGGTAACGAACACCTGGCAGTACATAAACCTTGGGATACGGCAACAATACGTTGGGCCTTAACCTACCCAGAAGTATATGAAGTCGGATCGTCCAACTTGGGGCATATCATTCTCTATAACATTTTGAATGCCCAGCCTCAGCAATTATGCGATCGCTCTTATCTACCAGGTGCTGATCTGGCGGCTAAACTCCGGGCTACTAATACACCGTTGTTTGCCGTAGAATCCCAGCGATCGCTCAGAGAATTTGACATTTTGGGTTTTAGTCTCAGTTACGAACTGGGAGCAACTAATATCCTGGAAATGTTGAATTTGGCGGGAATTCCTCTCACATGGCAAGAAAGAGCCATGAGAGACTACCCATTAATTTTTGCTGGGGGACAAACAGCAACATCAAACCCTGAACCATACGCCGATTTCTTTGACTTTTTCGCCCTCGGAGATGGGGAAGAATTACTGCCAGAAATTGGTCTAGTCTTGTCAGAAGGCAAACGAGTCAAACTGAACAGGGAAAATTTGCTTCTGGATTTGGCACAGATACCAGGAGTATATGTTCCTCAGTTTTACGATATGGACACCGATGGCTCAGTTTATCCTTCCCGCCCAGATGTGCCAAAACGGATTCTGCGCCGAGTAGCAACCCCAATTCCCGCTTATTCTATTGGGTTAGTGCCTTATGTGGAAACAGTCCATGACCGCCTGACACTGGAAATTCGCCGGGGTTGTACTCGTGGTTGTCGCTTTTGTCAACCAGGAATGCTGACTCGTCCAGCTAGGGATGTGGAACCAGATCAAGTGGTAACAGCCATTGAAGCTGGGATGCGGGCAACTGGTTACAACGAGTTTTCCCTGTTATCCCTGAGTTGTTCTGATTATTTGTCCTTACCTGCTGTAGGGATGGAAATCAAAAATCGGTTAAAAGACGAAAATATTTCCCTGACTCTTCCCAGTCAACGGGTGGATAGATTTGATGAAAATATTGCCAATATTCTCGGTGGTACACGGCAAGGTGGATTGACTTTTGCACCGGAAGCCGGCACCCAAAGAATGCGGGACATTGTAAATAAAGGTTTAACTAATGAAGAATTACTAAGAGGTGTAAAAACTGCCTGGGAACAAGGTTGGGATAAAATCAAGTTATATTTCATGATTGGCTTGCCGGGTGAAACTGATACTGATGTTGTGGGCATTGCCGAAACAGTTAGTTGGCTACAACAAGAGTGTCGGGGTAGAGGTAGAAAACCTTTAAACTTTAACTTGACGATTTCTAACTTCACACCCAAGCCCCATACCCCTTTTCAGTGGCATTCAGTGTCTACGACAGAGTTCAAACGGAAACAGAACCTGCTCAGACAAGAATTCCGCCGCATTAGGGGTGTGAAGGTGAATTTTACCGATGTCCGCATTTCGGCCATGGAAGACTTTGTGGGGAGAGGCGATCGCACTTTAGGGAAAGTCGTCCGTCGCGCCTGGGAATTGGGTGCGGGGATGGATTCCTGGTATGAAAATTTAGATGCAGCTTTTGGTGCTTGGGAGTCAGCCATAGCCGAAGCTGGTTTAGATGGGAAATACCGCTTGATCGAAGAAGCAGGGGAGCAAGGAACAGGAAGCAGGGGAGATTTTTTAAATCAACCTTTGCCTTGGGACCACATTGACACCGGCATCGATAAAAAATGGCTTCAGTCAGACTTACAACGAGCTTTAGAAGCCGCAATAGTCCCTGATTGCTCTTTTGAAGGTTGCTCACACTGCGGTGTCTGCGGCACTGATTTTGGCCATAATATTGTGATTCCGCCGCCAGCCATACCAGATTTTGCTGGTAATTTTGTCCCCAATACCACTAAAACCCAAAGACTGCGGGTTTGGTTTGGTAAGCAAGGGTCGATGGCTTTGGTGAGTCATTTGGATTTAATGCGTCTGTTTGATCGAGTCATCCGCAGAGCTGGCTTACCAATTGCTTTTACTGGCGGATTTCATCCGGGTCCACGAATTGCGATCGCTAGCGCCTTGTCTCTAGGAGCAACCAGCAGTGGGGAAATTGTGGATTTTGAGTTAACCCAGACTGTGGAAGTTGAGACTTTCCGCCAACAACTAGTTAAAGAATTACCCCCAGACATCCCTATATATGATGTTGGTAATATAGATTTAAAAGACCCAGCAGCTAACCAAGTCATGGAGGCGGCAGATTATTTAATTACGGTAGCAACACCCAGAGCGGTAAATTATGCACAATGGCAAGACTGGATTGATGCAATTAAAGCTAAAGATGAAGCTCTCTGGGAAAAAACAACTAAATCAGGCAAGCAGACTTTAATAAATCTGCGCTCGCGCTTGTTTGAACTGGAATTAGTCAAAAGTGACACCAATGTTGCAGATTCTACAGCTGTGTTGCGTTATCTAGGTAGTTGTCGCCCTGATGGTGTGATATTGCGTCCTGAACAAATCCTGTTTATGCTGGAGATGGTGGCAGGTGGAGAATTTCAACTCCTGCACATTCACCGCAATCAGCTAGTTTTAGGGGTATAA
- a CDS encoding pentapeptide repeat-containing protein — protein sequence MNIEAIKSGKLKQLPGANLEDEELSQLDLSRINLAGATLVGTNFIGSKLEGGHFEGANLMGANLQKTDLRANLMGANLMQADLTSADLRGSNLRGANLMGAKLSDVSLAGAFLSGANLMNVNLQGVDLRSADLRGTNLSGANLKGADLSGADLQGALLSEANLEEADLRRTNLAGANFTGANLLCAELEGANLSGVNLDKACLVGTVIATI from the coding sequence ATGAATATTGAAGCGATTAAATCAGGAAAACTCAAACAACTCCCAGGTGCAAATTTAGAAGATGAGGAACTCTCTCAACTGGATTTAAGCCGGATTAATCTTGCAGGTGCGACCCTTGTCGGGACTAATTTTATCGGTTCCAAGCTCGAAGGCGGGCATTTCGAGGGAGCGAACTTGATGGGCGCAAACCTGCAAAAAACAGACTTGCGGGCGAACCTAATGGGCGCGAACTTAATGCAAGCAGACTTAACAAGTGCTGACTTGCGCGGTAGTAATTTGCGCGGCGCTAACTTGATGGGGGCTAAACTCAGCGATGTCTCTTTGGCTGGCGCTTTTTTGAGTGGTGCAAACTTGATGAATGTCAACTTACAAGGCGTTGATTTACGCAGTGCTGATTTGCGTGGTACAAACCTCTCAGGGGCAAATCTTAAAGGTGCTGATTTGAGTGGCGCTGATTTACAAGGGGCTTTATTAAGTGAAGCCAATTTAGAAGAAGCGGACTTACGCAGGACAAATTTAGCGGGGGCGAACTTTACCGGGGCAAATTTACTCTGTGCAGAGTTAGAAGGTGCAAATTTAAGCGGGGTAAATTTAGATAAAGCGTGTTTGGTGGGTACAGTAATTGCAACAATTTAG
- a CDS encoding DICT sensory domain-containing protein, translating to MLEGSILQQLETAHRNTTRPIKFGVYYKNTLVSLCHALEDHILTEDNTPLVITAFQQGKWYLQEAERYADIAECSRQIVIMAASDSSFAEHPTSQLPNVDLVALNSDDTVAQEWHLIILSSEYTAMVLCQELSAADYGADGIPASDIERKFYGLWTFEPELVQETAELAIAHIQKYNPELAQKLNKHKNAIQSSLATSKHLSAVVSRVVDYLQTGQDNLSIPTAPRQQALDRNLVSNEIQAFLRMAQLMDMADVNNPMAAAEVVALSEIMGQLLELPAWQIKRLRLAGFLHRIDPLQKAESVLTPGTSTRYQEQAPNCPLTCPLVPGAQVLRTMPRLRAIAQIITHQSEWWNGTGEPASLAGDEIPLESRILTLVADFQWRVNNIKSSQKTRAEIFAQALDECRQQQSIRFDPKLVDALTLLVMGLQQGLDLPLMSPKVSTGVWLLDSQWDSYSKTSTAQHQ from the coding sequence ATGTTAGAAGGTTCAATACTACAACAGCTAGAAACAGCACATCGCAATACTACTAGACCAATTAAATTTGGAGTTTATTACAAAAATACCTTAGTTTCTCTGTGCCATGCTCTAGAAGACCATATTTTAACTGAAGATAATACACCCTTAGTAATCACAGCCTTTCAACAGGGTAAATGGTATCTGCAAGAAGCGGAAAGATATGCAGATATCGCTGAGTGTAGCCGCCAAATTGTGATCATGGCAGCATCGGATTCTAGCTTTGCAGAACATCCCACAAGCCAACTTCCTAATGTGGATTTAGTGGCATTAAATTCAGATGATACAGTGGCGCAAGAGTGGCACTTAATTATTTTATCGTCAGAATACACAGCAATGGTACTTTGTCAAGAGTTATCAGCAGCTGATTATGGTGCTGATGGAATACCAGCCTCAGATATAGAGCGTAAATTCTATGGTTTATGGACATTTGAACCAGAGTTAGTGCAAGAAACAGCAGAGTTAGCGATCGCGCACATCCAAAAATACAATCCAGAATTAGCACAAAAACTCAATAAACATAAAAATGCCATACAGTCAAGTCTAGCAACATCAAAACATTTAAGTGCAGTTGTTTCCCGCGTCGTCGATTATCTCCAGACAGGACAGGATAATTTATCCATCCCCACAGCACCACGTCAACAAGCCTTAGATCGCAACTTGGTTTCTAACGAAATCCAAGCATTTTTGCGAATGGCGCAATTAATGGATATGGCAGATGTAAACAATCCCATGGCCGCCGCCGAAGTAGTAGCACTTTCTGAAATCATGGGGCAGCTTTTAGAACTACCCGCATGGCAAATTAAACGATTGCGACTAGCAGGTTTTTTACATCGTATAGACCCACTACAAAAAGCCGAAAGCGTCTTAACTCCGGGTACATCGACCCGCTACCAGGAACAAGCCCCCAATTGTCCCTTAACCTGTCCTCTAGTACCAGGAGCGCAGGTATTACGAACCATGCCCAGATTGCGGGCAATTGCCCAAATTATCACCCACCAAAGCGAATGGTGGAACGGTACAGGAGAACCAGCAAGTTTAGCTGGGGATGAAATTCCTTTAGAATCAAGAATTTTGACCTTAGTTGCTGATTTCCAATGGCGAGTCAACAATATAAAATCATCCCAAAAAACTCGCGCCGAAATATTTGCTCAAGCTTTAGACGAATGCAGACAACAACAATCAATCCGCTTTGACCCTAAACTTGTAGATGCTCTAACTTTATTAGTTATGGGATTACAGCAAGGGCTAGATTTACCATTGATGTCACCTAAAGTCAGCACCGGCGTATGGCTACTTGACTCTCAATGGGATAGCTACAGCAAGACAAGTACAGCACAGCATCAATAG
- a CDS encoding DUF1830 domain-containing protein — translation MAQILDPLPPEQSGNVLCCYVNATSKIQIARICNISNWYFERVVFPGQRLVFEAPLQAQMEIHTGMMASAILSDTIACDRLAINEPSSSEFHTDSIGIDTISTKPIVQSINTKIENTTKPLTIAGFGSID, via the coding sequence ATGGCTCAAATATTAGATCCTCTACCACCTGAGCAATCCGGGAATGTCCTTTGTTGTTACGTTAATGCTACGAGCAAAATCCAGATAGCTCGCATCTGCAATATTTCTAACTGGTACTTTGAAAGAGTTGTTTTTCCTGGACAGCGCTTGGTGTTTGAAGCGCCACTACAAGCGCAAATGGAGATTCATACGGGTATGATGGCTAGTGCAATTTTGTCAGACACAATTGCGTGCGATCGCCTTGCTATTAACGAGCCTAGCAGTAGTGAGTTTCATACAGACTCAATAGGCATCGACACTATCAGTACAAAACCAATAGTGCAGTCCATTAATACAAAGATTGAAAATACAACAAAACCTTTAACAATTGCTGGCTTTGGATCGATTGATTAA
- the clpS gene encoding ATP-dependent Clp protease adapter ClpS — protein MSVETIEKRSTSRKLAPRYRVLIHNDDYNSMEHVVRSLLTTVPSLTQPQAVSIMMEAHTSGLALVITCAQEHAEFYCETLKSHGLSSTIEPEE, from the coding sequence GTGTCAGTCGAAACTATTGAGAAGCGTTCCACGTCCCGCAAGCTCGCGCCTCGCTATCGCGTTTTGATCCATAATGACGACTATAATTCTATGGAGCATGTGGTGCGGTCACTATTAACCACAGTACCGAGCCTTACCCAGCCCCAAGCTGTAAGCATTATGATGGAAGCCCATACTAGCGGTTTGGCTTTAGTTATTACTTGCGCTCAAGAACACGCTGAGTTTTATTGCGAAACATTAAAAAGTCATGGTTTAAGCAGCACAATTGAACCTGAAGAGTAA
- a CDS encoding CPBP family intramembrane glutamic endopeptidase: protein MKINLIRLAQRPVPIRLGYFVVTLLLLWLPFAAPIYLLVSDSNLVSILTMVILYAEFIFLLKLWGKNVYQQPQILKQYGLEITPINAEDLLSGLATGIISILVVFGLQGFLGWLVWQQAQVFLPRIIVEGLIVSLGVGFAEELLFRGWLLDELERDYSLNFALWINAVAFAVLHFIKPLDAIIQTLPQFPALVLLGLTQVWGKRWRRGRLGLPIGLHSGLVGGYYIINVGGLIEYSGQVPDWITGVNQNPLQGLMGVVFMSILALWMRWRTIA, encoded by the coding sequence ATGAAAATAAACTTAATTCGTTTAGCCCAACGCCCTGTCCCCATCAGGCTGGGTTATTTTGTTGTAACTTTATTGCTGCTATGGTTACCCTTTGCTGCACCGATTTACTTATTAGTTAGTGACTCTAACTTAGTAAGTATCTTGACAATGGTGATATTATATGCAGAATTTATTTTCCTCTTAAAGCTATGGGGGAAAAATGTCTACCAGCAACCCCAGATACTCAAGCAATATGGTTTAGAAATCACGCCAATAAACGCTGAGGATTTGCTGAGTGGTTTAGCTACTGGAATAATTAGCATTCTTGTAGTTTTTGGGCTACAAGGTTTCTTAGGTTGGCTGGTGTGGCAACAAGCGCAGGTTTTTTTGCCCAGAATAATTGTAGAGGGTTTAATTGTCTCTTTGGGTGTCGGGTTTGCCGAAGAGTTGTTATTTCGAGGTTGGTTACTGGATGAGTTGGAACGGGATTATAGTCTTAATTTCGCACTTTGGATAAATGCTGTGGCCTTTGCTGTCTTGCATTTTATTAAACCTTTAGACGCAATTATTCAAACACTGCCACAATTCCCAGCTTTAGTACTGCTGGGGTTGACGCAGGTATGGGGAAAGCGTTGGCGGAGGGGACGTTTGGGTTTACCAATTGGTTTGCATAGTGGTTTAGTTGGGGGCTATTACATCATTAATGTTGGGGGATTAATTGAATATTCGGGTCAAGTTCCTGATTGGATAACTGGTGTAAATCAGAATCCTCTACAAGGACTTATGGGGGTAGTGTTCATGAGTATATTGGCTTTGTGGATGCGGTGGCGAACAATAGCTTAA
- a CDS encoding RNA-guided endonuclease TnpB family protein — MLVLEYKVKCNQSRKQAINEAIRTTQFVRNKAIRYWMDSPEANVNRIVLNNYSTALRKEFSFVEELNSMACQSATERAWQAIQRFYDNCKKKVAGKKGYPRFQKDNRSVEYKTSGWSLHPTKRRITFTDKKGIGELKLLGKWDIHTYPIKLIKRVRIVKRADGFYVQFCVDTEIKQELRIADGEIGLDVGLEYFYSDSNGYHEPNPRFLRKEEKSIKHAQRRIYTKEKGKNQRRKAKQRYARKHLKVSRQRHEHAKRTARNVCKANALVAYEDLKVKNMVKNHCLAKSINDAAWSNFSQWLQYFAVKFNSIVVAVAPHCTSQKCSNCGAIVKKSLSTRTHKCSCGCELQRDINAAVNILNLAKQARGGHPRSNATGVGISTLVGENLLEQILT, encoded by the coding sequence GTGCTGGTGTTAGAGTACAAAGTTAAGTGCAATCAAAGCCGAAAACAAGCTATCAACGAGGCCATCAGGACAACTCAGTTTGTCAGAAATAAGGCTATTCGCTATTGGATGGATTCGCCAGAAGCGAATGTTAACAGAATTGTATTAAATAACTACTCAACAGCACTACGAAAAGAGTTTAGTTTTGTAGAAGAATTAAATTCAATGGCTTGTCAGTCTGCTACAGAAAGAGCATGGCAAGCAATTCAGAGATTTTACGACAACTGTAAAAAGAAGGTTGCCGGAAAGAAGGGGTATCCACGTTTTCAAAAAGATAACCGTTCAGTTGAATATAAAACTTCTGGATGGTCATTACACCCAACAAAAAGACGTATCACTTTTACCGATAAAAAAGGTATTGGTGAACTTAAATTGTTAGGTAAATGGGATATTCACACATACCCAATTAAGTTAATTAAACGAGTTAGGATTGTTAAGCGTGCTGATGGATTTTATGTTCAATTCTGTGTAGATACAGAAATTAAGCAAGAACTCAGAATTGCTGATGGTGAAATAGGTTTAGACGTAGGCTTGGAGTATTTTTACTCTGATTCCAATGGATATCATGAACCAAATCCCCGGTTTCTAAGAAAAGAAGAAAAATCCATCAAACACGCACAACGCCGCATTTATACCAAAGAGAAAGGTAAGAACCAAAGACGTAAAGCAAAACAAAGATATGCTCGAAAACATTTAAAAGTAAGTAGGCAACGTCATGAACACGCTAAAAGAACAGCGCGTAACGTATGCAAAGCTAACGCTTTAGTCGCCTATGAAGATTTAAAGGTTAAGAACATGGTAAAAAATCATTGTCTTGCTAAGTCAATTAATGACGCAGCTTGGTCTAATTTTAGTCAATGGTTACAATATTTTGCTGTGAAATTTAACAGCATTGTTGTTGCTGTTGCTCCACATTGCACATCACAAAAATGCAGTAATTGTGGTGCAATTGTGAAAAAATCTCTTTCCACTCGTACCCATAAATGTAGTTGTGGTTGCGAACTTCAAAGAGACATAAATGCAGCAGTAAATATTTTAAATCTTGCCAAGCAAGCTAGGGGAGGGCATCCCCGAAGTAACGCTACAGGAGTTGGGATCTCTACTCTAGTTGGTGAAAACCTGCTAGAGCAAATTCTGACGTAG
- a CDS encoding photosystem II high light acclimation radical SAM protein, with protein MEIKQSMIENRILYVRLPCNPIFPIGVVYLSDHIHKLFPDMEQRIFDLGTVPPLDYASALDTCIDEFKPTLLVFSWRDIQIYAPVGGRGGNPLQNAFEFYYAKNPLIKLRGAFGGLRIFIAYYVELWRNQGLVKRGLRRAQKYHADARAVVGGGAVSVFYEQLGKALPPGTIISVGEGETLLEKLLSGREIADERCYVVGETQPRQRMIHEQPTPLEKTACNYDYIETIWPEFNFYLQEQDFYIGVQTKRGCPHNCCYCVYTVVEGKQVRINPADEVVAEMRQLYDRGIRNFWFTDAQFIPARKFIDDAVELLQKIVDSGMTDIHWAAYIRADNLTPELCDLMAKTGMNYFEIGITSGSQELVRKMRMGYNLRTVLQNCRDLKAAGFNDVVSVNYSFNVIDERLETIRQTIAYHRELERIFGADKVEPAIFFIGLQPHTHLEEYAFKEGILKPGYDPMSLMPWTAKKLLWNPEPLGSFFGEVCLQAWQQNPNDFGREVMKILEEKLGCAELDEALSAPMENKEKQLAGIS; from the coding sequence ATGGAAATTAAACAATCCATGATCGAAAATCGCATCCTCTACGTTCGCCTTCCGTGTAACCCCATCTTTCCCATTGGGGTTGTATATCTTTCAGATCACATCCACAAGCTATTTCCCGACATGGAACAGCGGATCTTTGACTTGGGAACAGTACCACCTTTAGATTACGCCTCTGCCCTAGATACCTGTATCGATGAATTTAAACCGACACTCCTAGTATTTTCTTGGCGTGATATTCAAATCTATGCCCCAGTTGGTGGCCGTGGTGGGAATCCCCTCCAAAACGCCTTTGAATTTTATTACGCCAAGAACCCACTGATTAAGTTACGTGGCGCATTCGGCGGGTTGCGAATTTTTATCGCTTACTATGTGGAATTGTGGCGCAACCAGGGATTAGTCAAACGCGGCTTACGACGCGCCCAGAAATATCATGCTGATGCCCGTGCCGTTGTCGGTGGTGGTGCAGTCAGTGTATTTTATGAACAATTGGGAAAAGCTTTACCCCCAGGAACAATTATTTCTGTAGGTGAAGGCGAAACTCTCCTAGAAAAACTTCTCAGTGGCAGAGAAATTGCAGATGAACGTTGCTATGTAGTTGGAGAAACTCAACCACGTCAACGAATGATTCATGAACAACCCACCCCCCTAGAAAAAACCGCCTGTAACTACGACTACATAGAAACCATCTGGCCGGAATTCAACTTTTACCTGCAAGAACAAGACTTTTATATAGGAGTCCAAACCAAGCGCGGTTGTCCTCACAATTGTTGTTATTGTGTTTACACCGTCGTCGAAGGTAAACAAGTACGCATCAACCCAGCAGATGAAGTAGTTGCCGAGATGCGCCAATTATACGATCGCGGCATTCGCAATTTCTGGTTTACTGATGCTCAATTTATCCCCGCACGTAAATTTATTGACGATGCTGTAGAACTTTTACAGAAAATCGTCGATTCTGGCATGACAGATATCCACTGGGCAGCATACATCAGAGCCGACAACCTCACACCAGAATTGTGTGATTTGATGGCAAAAACCGGGATGAATTACTTTGAAATCGGCATTACCAGTGGTTCTCAGGAACTGGTGCGAAAAATGCGGATGGGTTACAACTTACGAACAGTTTTACAAAACTGCCGTGATTTAAAAGCTGCTGGTTTTAACGATGTGGTTTCCGTCAACTACTCCTTTAACGTGATTGATGAACGTCTTGAAACAATTCGCCAAACCATCGCCTACCATCGCGAACTAGAAAGAATTTTTGGTGCTGATAAAGTTGAACCTGCCATTTTCTTTATTGGATTGCAACCCCATACTCATTTAGAAGAATATGCCTTTAAAGAAGGTATCCTAAAACCAGGATATGACCCCATGAGCTTAATGCCGTGGACAGCCAAAAAACTCCTGTGGAATCCGGAACCCCTTGGTTCCTTCTTTGGGGAAGTCTGCTTGCAAGCTTGGCAACAAAACCCCAACGACTTCGGACGCGAAGTGATGAAAATCTTAGAAGAAAAATTGGGTTGTGCCGAATTGGACGAAGCACTTTCTGCACCTATGGAAAATAAAGAAAAACAGTTGGCAGGGATATCATAA